GGGCTTCACCGGGCTTGATGGCCACTACGTTGATGTCGATGTTGACCCGGGCCGTGGTGGCAGCTGCGCGGGCTGCATCGGCAGCAGCGGCGATGTCACTGATGACGTTGGGATTGGCTACGTCGAACAGTTCCGTAGCAAGGTCCACCACTTCGCCGGCAACGTTGATGAGCTGCGCGGGAGTATGGGCAGCCTGGACCAGGGCTTCCTGGATGGCTGCTGTGCGGGCGGCCTTGAGTTCTTCCGTGCCGGACGGGAGCTTGTAGGAGTCGATGACGGATTGGAAGGCGTGCTCGTCCGCGTCCGCGAGACGCAAGGCTTCCACCACCAGGTGGTCGGCGGCGCTGGTGATCCGGGTGAC
This genomic interval from Paenarthrobacter aurescens TC1 contains the following:
- a CDS encoding putative formiminotetrahydrofolate cyclodeaminase (identified by match to protein family HMM PF04961) yields the protein MISSETISDYLSRLASRQPTPGGGAAAALHAAQGAALVAMVARYTTGAKYEEHAALVTRITSAADHLVVEALRLADADEHAFQSVIDSYKLPSGTEELKAARTAAIQEALVQAAHTPAQLINVAGEVVDLATELFDVANPNVISDIAAAADAARAAATTARVNIDINVVAIKPGEARSRLAEQTDGIEDKVVLAVDALVKRVRERILS